In the genome of Vicia villosa cultivar HV-30 ecotype Madison, WI linkage group LG7, Vvil1.0, whole genome shotgun sequence, one region contains:
- the LOC131619850 gene encoding F-box/kelch-repeat protein At3g23880-like, whose protein sequence is MHIHQLQNVTVSNSVNHRIPPPFLPEELIREILSRLSVKSLLQFKRVCKLWKTLISDSQFAKSHLQISRITTQQLVFSVIEEPYKIASYFLEPLFENSSTSVEPVTLRSMKNNKRCIIGSCNGLLCVFNSSQNTVKLWNPSIRFKSNKSPQAVSPDWHIMHYGFGYDQVNEKYKVLLVARNKYNFTQSLTKIYTFGENIWKTIPNFSFRPTKRIGKFVNGTLSWMVYKGGPNIFDQFMNIFSFDLEKETYREMLLPQIDGDNVHIHRTLYVLSDCLCVWDVNGVVWSMKEYGVVESWTKLLIIPYEKIILQNQLYYVEPLFISDNSVLLMRKKFSQFHLLNLFRNNANRTSFVEPLVISENGGVTLIPESSSELVLYNSNSGCLDPLITITSTLGLDLHIHCESLVSLQW, encoded by the coding sequence ATGCATATTCATCAGCTTCAAAACGTCACAGTTTCCAATTCCGTCAATCACCGAATTCCACCGCCATTCTTACCGGAAGAACTCATCAGAGAGATCCTCTCGCGGCTTTCAGTGAAGTCGCTTCTTCAATTTAAACGCGTTTGCAAATTATGGAAAACCCTAATCTCCGATTCCCAATTCGCAAAGAGCCATCTTCAAATCTCACGCATCACCACCCAACAATTGGTCTTTTCCGTTATAGAAGAACCGTACAAAATCGCATCTTACTTTTTGGAGCCATTATTTGAAAACTCATCAACCTCTGTTGAACCTGTTACCCTCCGCTCCATGAAGAATAACAAGAGATGTATTATAGGTTCATGCAATGGTCTTCTATGTGTTTTTAACAGCTCTCAAAATACTGTCAAACTGTGGAACCCTTCTATCAGATTCAAATCCAACAAATCTCCACAAGCTGTTTCGCCTGATTGGCATATCATGCATTATGGTTTTGGATATGATCAAGTTAATGAAAAGTACAAGGTGTTATTAGTTGCGCGAAATAAGTATAATTTTACTCAATCTTTGACCAAAATTTATACCTTTGGTGAAAATATTTGGAAAACTATTCCGAATTTTTCTTTTAGGCCCACTAAGAGGATAGGAAAATTTGTGAATGGCACACTTAGTTGGATGGTATATAAAGGTGGCCCTAATATTTTTGATCAATTCatgaatattttttcttttgatctAGAGAAGGAGACTTACAGAGAAATGTTACTACCTCAAATTGACGGTGATAATGTGCACATTCATCGTACACTATATGTTTTGAGTGACTGTCTTTGTGTGTGGGATGTTAACGGTGTTGTGTGGTCAATGAAAGAGTATGGTGTTGTTGAGTCATGGACTAAATTATTGATTATTCCTTACGAGAAAATCATCCTCCAGAATCAACTTTATTATGTTGAACCCTTGTTCATTTCAGATAATAGTGTTCTTCTCATGAGAAAAAAGTTTTCTCAGTTTCACCTACTTAACCTGTTTCGTAATAATGCAAATCGAACTTCTTTTGTTGAACCCTTGGTCATTTCAGAAAATGGTGGTGTTACGCTAATACCAGAATCGTCTTCCGAACTTGTGTTATATAATTCAAATAGTGGCTGCTTGGATCCTTTGATAACTATAACTAGCACACTTGGGCTCGATCTACATATTCATtgtgagagtttggtatcactgCAATGGTAA
- the LOC131618061 gene encoding uncharacterized protein LOC131618061 translates to MNKMKKHIEEIRRKKFSIGVQKQNPLTEDLHQAVKNLSAELYTRDIHFLMELIQNAEDNHYLEGVSPTLEFIITSNDITATGAPATLLIFNNEKGFSRENIESLCSVGRSTKKANRNMGYIGEKGIGFKSVFLVTAQPYVFSNGYQIRFNEMPCPHCSLGYIVPEWVKEKPTLFDIKKIYGKNSLPTTTIILPLKPDKVNPVKQQLSSIHPEVLLFLSKIRHLSVRKDKEDPDMTSETSVSISSEVNFVSTKNMNAESYTIHLSAGKNRSDEKECSYYMWKQKFPIKLENMVERRMGVEEYVVTLAFPHQERLHKNQSLPGVYAFLPTEMVTNFPFIIQADFVLASSREKILLDNKWNQGILEYVPSAFIDAIKTLVTGLDEAPVCGLAYIFKFIPMDNPPLESFTNVWEKIKEKLAEEKIVPTETFSNQKHFCKPREVSRLLPEFWNILTKAQQEGVHLLDLSSHDGRKILSSSFDKSEYDQVLNFLGVKQVTFDWYAKCIQSANLVDGVSEDLYLELLHFVAKNWQSFKGSSITRIPLIKYVDSNGIPSFFSINDCTQSYAKRVVLVDSRETCPCSWLISWSSVFSSATNEYFMPENTQQAILQFTNKQQSLRNWLANNIYFRTLSLYSFAQVICNSIYNNCKLAIAYAHFLYHSLSKGYMTSQQVSSLCNSMPLVDNYGQINKKRGVVLLPANVSKWAHLIVSNPWRNENYVELGKSYLNTSSYAGHCTDSEMFIGFLRTYVKASDIPNLSPPNAGFSAADTPLTSDNAFLLLDWIRNINHSVLPVRFLECIKKGSWLKVRSNGYKPPSKSFLIGSSLGTLLHSASALVDIHLIDESFYGERINEYTDELKRVGVMFSCEEACKFIGIELMSRASSFSLSKSQVLLMLNFIQYLRKSLLPLDKFVDSIKEGSWLKTSRGLRSPVGSVLNGSEWQVASQISNIPFIDQSHFGEEIYNYKEELKLLGVIVDVSGNYQVVIEHLQLPSNLASLTAEAVLLIMECIRHSNTPTSLLNLLKEKNCLKTNMGFKTPGECFLYDPVWGCILEVFDDLPVIDHKFYGEKIFSFKDVLKQTGVLVDFMDAIKKFASLFERKASGTSINQQNVMSFLSCCRLLEGTDYSFPSEFETIIRKSKWLHTSVDGFRCPKQCILYGPDWKLISSITCLPFIDYSDKWCGLGIHEYKEELKRIGVVTELKDGVKFVPECLNFPSDPSTISPESVIYLLEWFQLLMQDNKLSIGNDFRKRLSKSWLKTHVGYRPPKKCLLFDSKWSSFLNPIDGPFIDENFYGPNIASFQKELNVIGVISEVEKGCSLLAVHLESLSDHDSIVKIYKYLCEHNWKPEENSARKIWILEGNKDGKWVDSKECIVHDPAKLFGSKFHVLEDIYDKNILVFFNVLEVKNKPLLEDYVDLWNEWGSSVKQLSHDECCNFWTSISKLLNPIEEKKLAVSLKKLPTTSGNNDILLADKEDVFIPDNLHMKKLFESEKVFVWYPKHNMTPLFKSKLSDIYRKVGARNISESLSKEESSVVNDDVELEHVDPNNIFNLRGLVKLILGFLACCSLKMEQSMRHEAVQSLVNLSFRETKEPINVSYSLSLSSGDLITKKSNKRVRWESQSSMFIIQKMDSVRGDEMKHASNFSEAISEGVLRENHDHVPALAELITLGFFLKFKSEEIDFLMESKNLHIEHEDEMFLNSAFPSG, encoded by the exons atgaataaaatgaaaaaacacATAGAAGAAATAAGAAGGAAAAAGTTCTCCATTGGTGTTCAGAAACAAAACCCTTTGACTGAGGATCTTCACCAAGCTGTCAAGAATCTATCTGCTGAACTTTATACCAGAGATATTCATTTCCTCATGGAGCTCATTCAG AATGCTGAAGATAACCACTATCTTGAAGGAGTGAGTCCAACATTGGAGTTTATCATAACTTCAAATGACATAACAGCTACCGGAGCACCAGCCACATTGCTTATTTTCAACAATGAAAAGGGTTTCTCTCGCGAAAATATTGAGTCTCTATGCAGTGTTGGAAGATCAACTAAAAAAGCCAATAGGAACATGGGTTACATAGGCGAAAAAG GAATTGGTTTCAAGAGTGTGTTTTTGGTTACTGCACAACCTTATGTTTTTAGCAACGGATATCAGATACGCTTCAATGAGATGCCTTGTCCACATTGCAGTCTtggttatatagttcctgaatgGGTTAAGGAGAAGCCAActctttttgacataaaaaagatATATGGTAAAAATTCTCTTCCAACTACAACAATTATCTTGCCTCTGAAGCCCGACAAAGTGAATCCGGTGAAACAGCAGCTCTCAAGCATTCACCCAGAAGTTTTATTGTTCCTTTCAAAAATCAGACACCTTTCTGTTAGAAAAGATAAAGAGGACCCTGATATGACATCTGAAACTAGTGTATCTATTTCAAGCGAGGTTAACTTTGTGTCGACGAAAAACATGAATGCTGAGTCTTACACAATCCATCTATCTGCTGGGAAAAATCGCAGTGACGAGAAGGAATGCAGCTACTACATGTGGAAGCAAAAGTTTCCTATCAAGTTGGAAAATATGGTGGAAAGGAGAATGGGTGTTGAAGAGTATGTTGTGACATTGGCCTTCCCGCATCAGGAGAGGCTTCACAAGAATCAAAGTTTACCAGGGGTTTATGCGTTTCTTCCTACCGAGATGGTGACTAATTTTCCCTTCATAATTCAAGCGGATTTTGTCCTTGCCTCTTCAAGAGAGAAAATTCTCTTGGATAATAAGTGGAATCAAGGAATACTTGAATATGTTCCATCGGCATTTATAGATGCAATCAAAACACTTGTTACTGGATTAGATGAAGCTCCAGTATGTGGATTGGCTTATATATTCAAGTTCATTCCAATGGATAATCCTCCTCTTGAGAGCTTTACTAATGTGTGggagaaaatcaaagaaaaactgGCTGAAGAAAAAATTGTTCCTACTGAGACATTCTCGAACCAAAAGCACTTCTGTAAGCCTCGTGAAGTTAGCAGGCTACTACCTGAATTTTGGAATATTTTGACAAAGGCCCAGCAGGAAGGAGTGCACTTGCTTGACCTATCTTCTCATGATGGTAGGAAAATCTTGAGTTCTTCATTTGATAAAAGCGAGTATGATCAAGTACTCAACTTTTTAGGGGTGAAACAGGTGACTTTTGATTGGTATGCAAAGTGCATCCAGAGTGCTAATCTTGTGGATGGAGTATCCGAAGATCtctatctggagcttttacattttgTTGCTAAAAACTGGCAAAGTTTTAAAGGCTCCAGCATCACCCGCATTCCATTGATTAAATATGTGGATTCTAATGGGATACCATCTTTTTTCAGTATTAATGACTGCACACAGTCCTATGCCAAGCGAGTAGTATTAGTAGATTCACGTGAGACTTGTCCTTGTTCTTGGCTGATCAGTTGGAGCAGTGTATTTTCAAGTGCAACAAATGAATATTTTATGCCCGAAAATACACAACAAGCTATCCTCCAGTTTACCAATAAGCAGCAAAGTTTGCGGAATTGGTTagcaaataatatttattttcgcACTTTGAGTTTGTACAGTTTTGCACAAGTCATCTGCAATTCTATTTATAATAACTGCAAACTTGCCATTGCATATGCTCATTTCTTATACCACTCTTTGTCCAAGGGTTATATGACAAGCCAGCAGGTTTCTAGTCTATGTAATTCGATGCCACTTGTGGACAATTAtggacaaataaataaaaaaagaggtGTGGTTCTTCTGCCTGCAAATGTGAGCAAATGGGCACATTTGATTGTTTCTAATCcatggagaaatgaaaattaTGTTGAGCTAGGAAAGTCGTACCTAAATACATCTTCTTATGCTGGCCATTGTACGGATTCGGAGATGTTTATTGGTTTCCTCAGAACCTATGTTAAAGCCTCCGACATACCTAATCTATCTCCTCCAAATGCTGGGTTTTCAGCTGCAGATACACCACTTACAAGCGACAATGCATTTTTGCTTTTGGATTGGATTCGGAACATAAACCATAGTGTCCTACCGGTGAGGTTCTTGGAATGCATTAAAAAAGGAAGTTGGCTTAAAGTTAGAAGTAATGGATACAAGCCTCCTTCAAAGTCATTCTTAATTGGTTCATCATTGGGAACACTTTTGCACAGTGCTTCAGCACTTGTTGACATCCACCTGATTGATGAGAGCTTCTATGGGGAAAGAATAAACGAGTACACTGACGAGTTGAAAAGAGTTGGAGTGATGTTCAGTTGTGAGGAAGCATGTAAATTCATTGGAATAGAGCTAATGTCTCGtgcttcttctttctctttaagCAAGagtcaagttcttttgatgcttaacttcatccaatatctccgtaaaagtcttcttcctttggacaaatTTGTCGATAGCATCAAAGAGGGAAGTTGGTTAAAGACATCTCGTGGTCTTAGGTCTCCTGTTGGATCTGTCTTGAATGGTTCCGAATGGCAAGTTGCGTCACAGATTAGTAATATACCTTTCATCGATCAATCTCATTTTGGTGAGGAAATATATAATTACAAAGAAGAGCTCAAGTTGCTAGGAGTGATAGTTGATGTAAGTGGAAATTACCAAGTTGTTATTGAGCATTTACAATTACCCTCAAATTTGGCTTCTTTGACAGCTGAGGCTGTTCTTTTGATAATGGAATGCATCAGACACTCGAATACTCCTACTAGTCTCTTAAATTTGCTTAAGGAAAAAAACTGCTTGAAGACAAACATGGGTTTCAAAACACCGGGTGAATGTTTCTTGTATGACCCAGTATGGGGCTGCATTTTGGAGGTATTCGATGATCTTCCTGTTATTGATCATAAATTTTATGGGGAGAAGATTTTCAGTTTCAAAGATGTATTGAAGCAAACAGGGGTGTTGGTTGATTTTATGGATGCCATCAAAAAATTTGCTAGTCTTTTTGAACGAAAGGCATCGGGAACTTCAATTAACCAGCAAAATGTTATGTCATTTCTCTCTTGTTGCAGGCTGCTGGAGGGAACTGACTATAGTTTTCCTTCTGAATTCGAAACCATCATACGTAAATCGAAGTGGTTGCATACCAGTGTTGATGGTTTTAGGTGTCCAAAACAATGCATTTTATATGGTCCGGACTGGAAATTGATATCGTCGATAACTTGTCTCCCTTTCATTGATTACAGTGACAAATGGTGTGGTTTGGGAATACATGAGTACAAGGAAGAGCTGAAGAGAATTGGCGTTGTTACTGAATTGAAAGATGGAGTGAAGTTTGTGCCCGAATGTCTGAATTTTCCTTCAGATCCCTCCACCATTAGTCCTGAAAGTGTGATTTATTTGCTAGAGTGGTTCCAACTTCTAATGCAAGATAACAAGCTTTCCATTGGCAACGATTTCAGAAAAAGATTGTCCAAAAGTTGGTTGAAGACACATGTTGGTTATAGGCCTCCAAAGAAGTGTTTGTTGTTTGATTCCAAGTGGAGTTCTTTCTTGAATCCAATTGATGGGCCTTTTATTGATGAGAATTTTTATGGACCTAATATTGCATCTTTCCAGAAAGAACTCAATGTCATAGGAGTCATCAGTGAAGTTGAGAAGGGGTGCTCCTTGCTTGCCGTTCACCTTGAGTCTCTCTCTGATCATGATTCTATtgtgaaaatatataaatacttATGTGAACACAACTGGAAACCCGAGGAGAATTCTGCAAGAAAGATTTGGATTCTGGAAGGAAACAAAGATGGTAAGTGGGTTGATTCTAAGGAATGTATCGTACATGACCCTGCTAAACTTTTTGGTTCAAAATTTCATGTTCTAGAAGATATCTATGATAAAAATATTCTTGTTTTTTTCAACGTATTGGAAGTTAAGAATAAGCCCTTACTAGAAGACTATGTTGACCTTTGGAATGAGTGGGGGAGTTCAGTGAAGCAACTATCACATGATGAGTGCTGCAATTTCTGGACGtctatctcaaaacttttgaACCCAATAGAGGAGAAAAAACTCGCTGtcagtttgaagaaactaccTACGACATCAGGAAATAATGATATACTTCTGGCCGATAAGGAAGATGTTTTTATTCCTGATAACCTTCATATGAAGAAGCTTTTTGAGAGCGAGAAAGTTTTTGTATGGTATCCTAAGCATAACATGACACCATTGTTCAAGAGTAAACTATCTGATATTTACAGAAAAGTTGGTGCTAGAAATATCTCTGAGTCACTATCCAAAGAAGAATCATCcgttgtgaatgatgatgttgaactcgagcatgttgatccaaataatattttcaacttaAGGGGGTTGGTTAAGCTTATTCTTGGTTTTCTTGCCTGTTGTAGCCTGAAAATGGAACAAAGTATGAGACATGAAGCTGTTCAAAGTCTTGTCAACTTGAGtttccgcgagacaaaggagccaatcaatgtaagctatagtttatcattatcatcaggggacctcattacaaaaaaatcaaacaaaagggTGCGTtgggaaagtcaaagttctatgtttataatccagaagatggatagtgttcgTGGCGATGAAATGAAACATGCTTCAAATTTCTCTGAAGCTATATCTGAAGGCGTTTTACGCGAGAATCATGATCATGTTCCTGCACTCGCTGAACTAATCACACTTGGTTTCTTTCTGAAATTTAAAAGCGAAGAAATTGATTTTCTAATGGaatccaagaatctacatattgaGCATGAAGATGAGATGTTCCTCAATTCTGCCTTCCCTTCTGGCTAA